A stretch of the Hydra vulgaris chromosome 09, alternate assembly HydraT2T_AEP genome encodes the following:
- the LOC136085484 gene encoding uncharacterized protein LOC136085484 — MDQERIYQREVSMIRINIKNIERNTINGDKSSIILALDKITNLLGRFEMAKDELTRKMLDDGESIDSVEEWLSKPVMEVEAAIEIKNKMVDKLDSINKNECVRKFEYEKQIVEQQLTIQKEAEQASLRKLQSEEEWYLKKLKMKETLRKSLGNENEATKQSVKLQKYTITKFNGDYKDWLRFWNQFTVEVDNSNISNISKFNYLLELVEGKPREDILGLPHSLEGYDEAKRILQETYGKDIWVHKALIKDLEGLTAIHSLYKIKEVHDFYNKLARTVRTLKTMQKLQTAQSFVYSLMDKLGPVREILTQNDDGWGEWGLEQLVEKLQRYIERNPLNSTFNSSDEQTKGDKKNTNVQSRPYEHRSTTFKQYNGSLYDKETRATSGKHGCVYCGLQNHKSEDCTKVLTVARRREILTNKRLCYNCIGYGHSAVNCKSRGCRKCNKKHHTSICQDRNATMDGNIENKKENMGTVLNASTTIHPTVIAKVNGEKVRIMLDTGAGSSYICTNLITKLKLKPTRKEYKSIEQLYGTVDKRVEIYKVTLESTTIPEFSIKVECANAEKETLTFLPNPMIKDVKKHFAKLRRLKFSDDEGSDELQPVHIILGAADYQRIKTTEPVVLGKNPDKDPGAELTMLGWTLSGRRTQFSSGIERSFLLNTGRDEFEQMCSLEVLGLSDTNSESMFHQDFSEKLHQTEEGFYETRMPWKKGVVKLPNNRNLALKRLGSVTTRLKKLKKLEQYNEIMMEQINEGILEMAPEKPTGEIIHYVPHQAVVKENAESTKMRIVYDCSARKDAQSPSLNDCLEVGPSLQPLIFDILVRNRMNKLCVLADVKKAFLQIRIHEMDRDAQRLIWYKDLKNMELTDLRFTRVIFGSSSSPYILGATIKKHISKYKDIYPKTVLALEEDTYVDDIQAGGETEDELIRFKNESTQILMKAGFQLHKWHSNVSKLESNAEGKSTKILGIPWNKETDQLSIDFTACINSGDKEVITKRKMLSAINSVFDVLGFSAPILITGKILYSRLCLLKLGWDQQIPYELSEEWKTWIKAIRIKRTISIPRSVLSERSIEMELHGFSDASKSAVCACIYIAVSHRYSKTSNLLVAKARIAPRDLSIPRLELVAAHTLSKLMNHVRKTLNKYNIIEVYHWVDSTAVLYWLKGRGSWSQFVRNRVQQILLNGEVKWLYVPTKENPSDLGTRGVSPEKLTSLWFNGPIWLKHKENWPIQTEIFETPNALCETIHLRENVSMATEEIKGLHIFKEILSKHKYWKIIRISSFIKRFIYNCRNEEKITGPLNAEEMIEAELVNLKLLQEAVAIKSNVELKQDEKQLWRCHGKVSGYNPIFVPKGFQLTLKIIEYHHAKTLHGGVGDTMSSIRERFWIPNLRVAVKKVIRECNLCKRYRVKPLLPPTRAMLPRFRTENIEPFTVTGVDFAGPLKYKTQGKLVEKCYVALFTCACTRAVYLRLCHDLTAGEFQRILKEFVVRKGPPQMMISDNAKTFVATGKWLLTLKKDENLANYLATTAIKWRFNLSRAPWWGGLFERLIGIMKKSLSKTIGKGILNFFELEEVLLDVECVMNNRPLCYQGDQFDKQVLTPNVLMRGRPAVLLEEDIDLITRDDCALRRIKFVKSCKNHLRKRWMNEYVHAMEERQQAREKRGNVKLPEVGSMVLIKDDVKDKALLNIGRIENNIKGKDGVIRGFKIRLGNGYVIERPIQLVCDLEMGCGAESGIESEENLETKAEEDTLKREPRQAKLNARQIISSIMEDEMAD, encoded by the coding sequence ATGGACCAAGAGCGAATTTACCAAAGAGAAGTCAGCATGATaagaataaacattaaaaacatagaACGCAACACGATTAATGGCGACAAATCAAGCATAATCTTGGCGCTGgacaaaataacaaatttattggGAAGATTTGAAATGGCAAAGGATGAGCTGACCAGGAAAATGCTTGACGACGGCGAAAGCATCGATTCAGTTGAAGAATGGCTTTCGAAACCAGTAATGGAAGTAGAAGCAGCAattgaaatcaaaaacaaaatggtGGACAAGTTGGATTCGATAAATAAAAACGAATGCGTCAGAAAATTTGAGTATGAAAAACAAATAGTGGAACAGCAGTTAACGATTCAAAAAGAAGCAGAACAAGCCTCATTGAGAAAACTTCAAAGCGAAGAAGAATGGtatttaaagaaactaaaaatgaaagaaacatTGCGTAAATCTCTTGGAAACGAAAACGAAGCTACTAAACAATCTGTCAAACTTCAAAAGTAcacaattacaaaatttaatggcGATTATAAAGACTGGTTGCGATTTTGGAATCAATTCACGGTAGAAGTTGACAACTCAAACATATCGAACATCAGCAAATTCAACTACTTGCTGGAACTTGTCGAAGGAAAGCCCAGGGAGGATATACTTGGTTTACCTCATTCGTTGGAAGGATACGATGAAGCTAAACGCATACTACAAGAAACTTACGGAAAAGATATTTGGGTTCACAAAGCATTGATTAAAGATTTGGAAGGATTGACGGCTATACATAGCTTGTACAAAATCAAAGAAGTTCACGACTTTTACAACAAGCTTGCAAGAACTGTACGAACATTGAAAACTATGCAGAAACTACAAACGGCTCAATCATTCGTGTATTCATTGATGGATAAACTTGGACCAGTTCGTGAAATACTTACACAAAACGATGATGGATGGGGAGAATGGGGACTGGAGCAACTTGTCGAAAAGTTGCAAAGGTACATTGAAAGGAATCCGTTGAACTCAACTTTTAACTCAAGCGACGAACAAACAAAGGGCGATAAAAAGAACACGAACGTTCAGTCAAGGCCCTATGAACATCGAAGCACTACGTTTAAACAATACAATGGCAGTCTTTATGACAAAGAAACCAGGGCAACTAGTGGAAAGCATGGATGTGTCTACTGTGGGTTACAAAATCACAAAAGCGAAGATTGTACAAAAGTACTAACTGTTGCAAGACGCAGGGagattttaacaaacaaaagattGTGTTACAACTGCATTGGTTACGGACACTCGGCGGTAAATTGTAAATCAAGAGGATGCAGAAAGTGCAACAAAAAACATCACACGTCCATTTGTCAAGATAGGAACGCAACAATGGATGgtaacattgaaaataaaaaagaaaacatgggAACGGTGCTTAATGCAAGCACAACTATTCACCCAACAGTGATCGCAAAAGTAAATGGTGAAAAAGTAAGGATAATGTTGGATACGGGTGCTGGAAGTTCCTATATATGTACGAATTTGATAACAAAACTAAAGTTGAAACCTACACGAAAGGAATATAAAAGTATTGAACAGCTCTATGGAACTGTGGACAAGCGTGTGGAAATATATAAGGTTACGCTAGAATCAACGACAATACCGGAATTTAGCATCAAAGTCGAATGCGCCAACGCAGAAAAGGAAACACTCACCTTTTTACCGAATCCGATGATCAAGGATGTTAAGAAGCATTTTGCAAAATTGAGGAGGCTGAAATTTAGCGATGATGAAGGGAGTGACGAACTTCAACCTGTTCACATTATACTCGGTGCGGCTGATTATCAGCGAATAAAAACCACGGAACCGGTAGTTCTCGGAAAAAATCCGGATAAAGATCCCGGAGCCGAATTAACGATGTTGGGATGGACTCTTTCTGGGAGACGAACACAATTTAGTTCAGGTATTGAGAGAAGTTTCTTATTGAACACTGGTCGTGATGAGTTTGAGCAAATGTGTAGTTTAGAAGTACTTGGATTATCGGACACAAATAGTGAGTCAATGTTCCACCAAGACTTCAGCGAAAAACTGCATCAAACCGAAGAAGGTTTCTATGAAACCAGAATGCCGTGGAAAAAGGGTGTTGTTAAACTACCAAATAACAGAAACCTGGCTCTTAAAAGATTGGGAAGTGTGACGACTcgattgaaaaaacttaaaaaactagaACAGTATAATGAAATAATGATGGAACAGATCAATGAGGGAATATTGGAAATGGCACCAGAAAAACCTACGGGAGAAATTATTCACTACGTTCCTCATCAAGCAGTAGTCAAGGAAAATGCCGAGTCAACAAAAATGAGAATTGTTTATGATTGTTCAGCTAGAAAAGACGCTCAGTCACCTTCATTAAACGACTGTCTAGAAGTGGGACCATCGCTGCAACCATTAATTTTTGACATACTCGTACGAAATCGAATGAATAAACTCTGCGTTTTAGCTGACGTGAAGAAGGCGTTTCTACAAATTCGAATACACGAAATGGATAGAGACGCACAACGCTTAATTTGGTATAAGGACTTGAAGAATATGGAATTAACGGATTTACGATTTACAAGGGTGATTTTTGGTTCAAGTTCAAGCCCTTACATTCTTGGTGCTACCATTAAAAAGCATATATCAAAATACAAGGACATTTATCCTAAAACGGTGCTTGCTTTGGAAGAAGATACTTATGTCGATGATATACAAGCAGGTGGAGAAACGGAAGATGAACTTATCaggtttaaaaatgaatcaacgCAAATCTTAATGAAAGCTGGGTTCCAGCTGCACAAATGGCATAGCAACGTGAGCAAATTGGAAAGCAACGCTGAGggcaaatcaacaaaaatactTGGGATTCCTTGGAACAAAGAAACGGATCAACTATCGATTGACTTTACTGCTTGCATCAATAGTGGAGATAAAGAAGTGATAACAAAAAGGAAAATGCTATCCGCCATTAACAGTGTTTTTGACGTATTGGGATTTAGTGCACCTATTTTAATCACTGGAAAAATATTATACAGTCGGCTATGCTTGTTAAAACTCGGATGGGATCAACAAATTCCATATGAACTTTCAGAAGAATGGAAGACCTGGATCAAGGCAATACGAATTAAAAGAACTATTTCAATTCCGCGGAGCGTTCTGTCTGAAAGAAGTATTGAAATGGAGCTCCATGGATTTTCAGATGCAAGTAAATCAGCAGTATGTGCATGCATCTACATTGCAGTGAGCCACCGATATTCGAAAACCAGTAACTTACTTGTAGCGAAAGCACGGATCGCACCAAGGGATCTTAGTATTCCTAGACTGGAGCTGGTAGCAGCACACACCTTGAGCAAGTTAATGAATCACGTTAGGAAGACATTGAACAAGTATAATATTATTGAAGTATATCATTGGGTTGACAGTACTGCAGTACTTTATTGGTTAAAAGGAAGGGGCAGTTGGTCACAATTTGTCAGGAACCGAGTTCAACAGATATTATTAAATGGAGAAGTAAAATGGCTTTATGTCCCAACAAAAGAAAACCCAAGTGATCTTGGAACAAGAGGAGTAAGTCCTGAGAAACTAACAAGTTTGTGGTTCAATGGACCTATATGGTTAAAACACAAAGAAAATTGGCCAATTCAAACAGAAATATTTGAAACGCCGAACGCATTATGTGAAACTATTCATTTAAGAGAGAACGTCAGTATGGCAACAGAAGAAATAAAGGGACTTCATATATTTAAGGAAATATTGAGTAAACACAAGTATTGGAAAATCATAAGAATATCATCTTTcataaaaaggtttatttacaattgtcggaatgaagaaaaaataacagGACCACTGAATGCTGAAGAGATGATAGAAGCGGAGTTGGTGAATCTTAAGTTACTACAAGAAGCTGTTGCGATAAAGTCCAATGTGGAACTTAAACAGGATGAAAAACAGCTTTGGAGGTGTCATGGAAAAGTCTCTGGGTATAATCCAATATTTGTACCAAAAGGTTTTCAACTAActctaaaaattattgagtaTCATCACGCGAAAACGTTACACGGGGGAGTAGGAGATACAATGAGTAGCATTAGAGAAAGATTTTGGATACCAAATTTGAGAGTTGCTGTAAAGAAGGTCATTCGTGAATGCAATCTATGTAAGAGATATAGAGTGAAACCGCTGTTACCGCCAACAAGAGCAATGTTACCACGTTTTAGAACTGAAAATATCGAACCGTTTACGGTTACAGGTGTTGATTTTGCCGGTCCGCTAAAGTATAAAACGCAAGGGAAGTTGgttgaaaaatgttatgttGCACTGTTTACATGCGCATGTACAAGAGCTGTCTACCTTAGACTTTGTCATGACCTAACGGCAGGAGAATTTCAGAGAATTTTAAAGGAGTTTGTTGTAAGAAAAGGACCACCACAAATGATGATTAGTGATAACGCAAAAACGTTTGTGGCAACAGGGAAGTGGTTACTAACACTTAAGAAGGATGAAAATCTCGCAAACTATCTTGCTACCACAGCCATAAAATGGAGGTTTAATTTATCAAGAGCGCCATGGTGGGGAGGTTTGTTTGAAAGATTAATAGGGATAATGAAGAAAAGTTTGTCAAAAACAATTGGGAAAGGCATCCTAAACTTCTTTGAATTGGAAGAAGTATTGCTGGATGTGGAATGCGTTATGAACAATAGACCACTTTGTTATCAAGGTGACCAATTCGATAAGCAAGTATTAACACCAAATGTATTAATGAGGGGTAGACCGGCAGTTTTGCTTGAAGAAGATATCGATTTAATAACAAGGGATGATTGCGCATTACGGAGAATCAAGTTTGTGAAAAGTTGTAAGAATCACTTAAGGAAAAGATGGATGAACGAGTACGTGCACGCAATGGAAGAACGACAACAAGCAAGGGAAAAGAGAGGTAACGTGAAACTCCCAGAGGTCGGAAGTATGGTACTCATAAAAGACGATGTGAAGGACAAGGCTCTTCTCAACATTGGTCGAATTGAAAACAACATTAAGGGGAAGGATGGAGTTATTCGTGGCTTTAAAATACGTCTTGGAAATGGTTATGTAATTGAACGACCAATTCAGTTGGTGTGCGACTTGGAAATGGGGTGTGGGGCAGAAAGCGGAATCGAATCGGAAGAGAATTTAGAAACCAAGGCCGAAGAGGATACCTTGAAAAGAGAACCAAGACAGGCGAAATTAAATGCACGACAAATAATCAGTTCCATCATGGAAGACGAGATGGCTGATTAA